The genome window TGTGGCCCTGAAAAGGGCCTTTTGTTCATTTcttgatagaaataatattgagTAATCAATGTAGATAGATGGGCACCAAGGTGTAGGTGTTTAAGCCTTCTTCTCGGTCTTCTTGGGCAACAGGACAGCTTGGATGTTCGGCAACACGCCACCCTGTGCGATAGTCACGCCAGAGAGGAGCTTGTTCAGTTCCTCGTCGTTGCGGATGGCCAGCTGGAGATGCCTGGGTATGATCCTGGTCTTCTTGTTGTCGCGCGCCGCGTTGCCGGCCAACTCGAGAACTTCAGCGGCCAGGTACTCCATCACGGCCGCGAGGTAAACGGGCGCGCCGGCACCGACGCGTTCAGCGTAGTTGCCCTTCCTCAGCAGCCGGTGAATACGTCCGACGGGAAACTGTAGACCGGCACGGTTCGAGCGAGACTTGACCTTTCCCTTAACTTTGCCGCCTTTGCCACGCCCGGACATTGTTGTTGAGAAGTTTAAAAACAATCTAAATCACAAATGTACGTGTACGTTGTGTACACGCGTGCGAGCGGAGCGGTGAACTCTTTAAAAAACCATCGCGTCGAGCCGCATTTATATAGTAAAACCGCGCTCCTTAGTAAGGTGGGGATAGCGACGAGCCACCACGGGCACGTTTGCAtcaagtttgtttgtttttttgaaaatgcgACGTTGCATGTAGAGAAGGGACAGCGAAGCGACAACGTCGCATTGAAAAATTCTAcgaaaatgttattattttattttttttgtttttttttcaatgtcaaAAGAAAATACGataagacggacggacggagcggGAGTCGGGATCGGGTTCGTCGGCTGGCCGTGATGTGCGACGTGCGACGTGAACGAGCTGAGCGTAGTAGTACATAGGCCTAGTAGATAGAGTATATATAGTgtgtattgtaggtacctatgtatacaATATTTTAGTCTAATAGACCGTgtgtgtgtgaactgtgaatgagatgaaagaagaagaataatcGTCAATCAGTGTTAGTGTTAGTGGTAGGTAGTGGTAGTGCTATGGTACTTATGACCATGATCCAagcaaacaaacgttcctcccggtcggtgtcggtgtcggtgttggggacaatgggcagagaaactttcagcttttataattacctaattatttatgaagtacttactaataaaataaattagtaagtaattaatatagaccgtaggtaattattgtagtaaactaaataattaaataagctatataagatagataggtaggtaggtacctatatatcttATATAGCTTATTTAATGGTATGATTGGTAcctatgtaattattattatgtatagaaTATACCTAGGGTAGGTAGTAACATATTGAGCTTTTAAAGGTGttaacaggtacctacctaagttaacTACCATGACCATagaaatagtataatataaaataactggtacttgtatattatatacagtTGTAAAACGTGCCTTTTTAGCGTAGAGTAGGCGAAGCGAGctttaatttctttttgttaGGCATTCAcaaacgcgagcgaagcgagcgtttttttttttgttaggcattttttttgttaggcatttttttttttaggcattctcaaacgcgagcgaagcgagcgttttttttttgttaggcattcacaaacgcgagcgaagcgagcgttttttttttgtaggcattcacaaacgcgagcgaagcgagcgtttttttttttttggcatttttacaaacgcgagcgaagcgagcgttttttttttgttaggcattcacaaacgcgagcgaagcgagcgtttttttttttgtaggcattcacaaacgcgagcgaagcgagcgtttttttttttaggcatTTTCACAAAAGCGAGCGTTTTTTTTaggcatttaaaaaataaatatgactaaattttaaaatagtaattttaaaatagtcgggcttcatttttttttgatgtatgAAATATTCGTTTTTCAACCTCAAAAGAATGTTGTAGGTGTAATAAAACGAACTAATGGCTAGtatatttggtaggtataggAAATGTGTGTTAGCCCTGAAAAGGGCTTTTTATTGTTGCGGTTGTAAAGCCGCACGCAGAACTCTTGAACGCGCGCTTCATCGCCGGAACGTCCGTCGTCCGCCGCAGCACGGAGCCGCTTgcgctggctggctggcttcaACACGGACGGCGAATAGCGAGCAGTTCGACGATGGCCGAAGGCGGCAGAGCAAGTAGAGCTGATGAGCTTACTTTTTTGCAGCGGCGGCCTTCTTGGCGGCGGGTTTAGTCTTGGGCGCGGCCTTCTTCGGTTTCGGCGCTTTCGGTTTCTTCGTGGGCGGTTTGGCAGTCTTCTTCGCCTTGGAGGCGGCGCCCTTGGCCTTGGCCGGGGACGCGGCGGCGACGGACGTCTTCTTCGCGGCGGGCTTCTTCCTCTTGGCCGCGGCGGCCTTCTTGTCCCTGGCGGTCGCGGCGGCGGTCTTCGCCCTCGACGGGGACGAGGCGGCCGCCGCGGCGGCGGAGGCGGCCTTCTTGCCACCCCTGGCGCCGGCCGCGGCCGCGGTGGAGGCGGCCTTCTTGGCCCTGGCGGAGGCGGCGGACGCGGCGGCGCCCTTGCCGCCGCCGGCGGGCTTCTTGGACGCGGACGACTTCGACTCGAGCTTGAACGAGCCCGACGCACCCTTGCCCTTGGTCTGGATCAGCGCGCCGGACTCGACGGCGCTCTTCAGGTACTTCCTGATGAAAGGCGCCATCTTCTCAGCGTCTACCTTGTACTGGGCGGCGATGTACTTCTTGATGGCCTGCAGCGAGGAGCCGCTCCTCTCCTTGAGCTCCTTGATGGCGCTGTTCACCATCTCGGACGTCTTCGGGTGGGTGGGCTTCGCCTTCGGCTTCTTGGCGGCGGCGCCGCCGGCGCCCGCGGAGGCCTTGGGCTTCTTCGCGGGTGTCGCCGGGGCGGGTGCTTCGGATGCGACTGCGGAGTCTGACATTTTATTGTTTGATGATGCACGTGCCACGACACAAAACACTGAGAACAATAGTGCACTGCACTATACAGACATAGATACGCCGCATGAGGTCGCTGTCGGTAGTAAGGCTCGTGGCTATACCGTAAGGAGAACCGCGATGTCGCTAGACATTTTCCCGTACGAATACTTACAACTTTTCACTAGCATGCAtcagattaaaacaaaattatatattCCCATTTAAGTTTTCCATCATTTGTTACGATCGTGTCGTTTTATCATGAGCCTGTCCGTGTCGTGGTATAATTTAATCGCACGTCGCCTCTTTGTGAACGGAGTGATCGATGTTTAATTTCGGTACACCGCTAGTCGCGTACCTCGGGTCCCGTTTAAAAGCGATTTTTCTCTATAAAACAATGCTTACATCATTGTATATCTTACCAAATTAAAAGCTGAGATTCTACTCTATTCATACGACCACTCATATCAATACTGAGTCTGACGTAGATGTAATTTAGCCAGATCGAAGTGGAGCCTCGTAAAACACTACTCGATCTCTCGGCGTGTACGAATAATTGTTGTCTCCCGCTGACTGTCTGATTATTTCGATAGAGGTATACCGATATGatagaaaaatataattgtatTCATTTTATGTTCTCATTCATGTACAAATAATCGTGAAAAGACGGATAATGGATAAATTGACGCCAACACGAGTGCTCACTTGCGGCGCTGAGGAGGCGCGGCCGGCCGCCAGCCAGCCACATAATATACATTCTCTACACCGGgcactatttatattttttattataattccattatacaatattaattacttgATACTTTATAAGTTTAAGTAGGTTCTACGTGTAATTTAGAATTAGAAAATCGTTGGATTAGGTATGGGGACACAATATTAAAATGTGCGCCAAGAGTAGTAGAGCTGGTCACTCACTGTAGGTAGAAATTATCACCTCTATTGTATTTCATAGGACGTAGGTATCAAAAACGATAACACATCGTGTTTTAAACTTaagtagtattttaattttcaattattatgtaTCACTGTCGGTACCTATGATAGTTCGTTCAAATtcgttgtaaaaaaataaagtacaggtaggtacctacctggtacaCCAgcaattcattattattttcatatcacTTGCAATGGATAACCTATCTGATTCGACACTGCATTAGGTGTGCGTAAGTGTAAgtgtgtaaaaatatttaaatgagtcGATGCATAAATAGATTGGTaataaaacaatagaaatatatgcGGCCCTGAAAAGGGCCTTTTTTATCGTATTAATTGGAATACGAATTAAGAGAGAGGAGTCATTAACCTCCGAAGCCGTACAGGGTGCGACCCTGACGTTTCAGAGCGTAAACGACGTCCATGGCGGTGACGGTCTTCCTCTTGGCGTGCTCAGTGTATGTGACGGCGTCGCGGATCACGTTCTCCAGGAACACTTTCAACACGCCGCGGGTCTCCTCGTATATCAGACCGGATATACGTTTCACACCACCTCTGCGTGCCAGACGACGGATGGCCGGCTTCGTGATACCTTGGATGTTGTCACGCAGCACTTTCCTGTGACGCTTGGCACCACCTTTCCCCAATCCCTTGCCGCCTTTACCGCGTCCGGTCATCCTCTGATATTTTGTATCTCTTCGAAATTCCCAAAAACTGTACTCAGCGCGCGCTGCTCGCAGATCACTCTGTGAACATATCCTGGTCGTCCGTATTTATAGTATTTATAGGTACGCGCGAGAAAGAAAGAGACACACACAACAACTTGCTTGGTGGGACTGGGACGCGACGTCGAGAGACGCGGGGGGGAGGGGAGGGGAGGGGTGGGGAGGAGGGTGTGTTTGTTGGTgtatgatttaataatattgacAAAATTAGCTATCTATTAACGAAGggattattttggaaaaaaaaaaaaaaaaaaaaaaaatacaaattaaataattaggATTTCATGTGACATACCTatcaatttatcaaaatcggttgccgAGCCGTGAGTTAAGTTGCGTTACAAACggacatatataatatatatatatattattcaaTATGTGCAGGTCAAAGacgtcataatattttttttttttttttaattcattacagTCGGCGTGTAGGTGTAAGTAtctataataaaataggtacctagtaggtacgtaattaattaacgtcttatgatgtaggtaggtaggtcgatACCTAACTACTGCATAGGGTATTTTAATAGGTGATCAACAAAACCGCCAACACGAGCAGGTAGAGCAACTGTGTTAACACCGAGCACCTCATGTACGTGCAGGGTAGGTAGAATAGAATACGAGAGAGAAGTAAAGTAGCCCTAGGTGGTAGTTATCTAATATGAAAGTTTTGTGGCCCTGAAAAGGGCCTTTTGCATTGCTACGAATCAGGtagggtacctactacatatgaTTAGGTAAGTGAGCACCCGACGACGCTCGCACATTTAGGCGCGTTCGCCCCTGATCCTGCGCGCCAGCTGAATGTCCTTTGGCATGATGGTAACTCGCTTAGCGTGGATGGCGCAGAGGTTGGTGTCTTCGAATAGTCCGACCAGATACGCCTCGCTGGCCTCCTGCAGGGCCATCACGGCGGAGCTCTGGAAGCGGAGGTCGGTCTTGAAGTCCTGAGCTATCTCGCGCACCAGCCGCTGGAACGGAAGCTTGCGGATCAGGAGTTCGGTGCTCTTCTGGTAGCGACGGATCTCACGAAGCGCCACAGTTCCAGGTCTGTAGCGATGAGGCTTCTTCACGCCGCCGGTGGCGGGAGCGCTCTTGCGTGCAGCCTTGGTGGCCAGCTGCTTGCGAGGCGCCTTACCACCGGTGGACTTACGAGCGGTCTGCTTCGTACGAGCCATATTATTCTACTAAAAgagagtgaaaaaaaaaaaaaaacttttatcgtGCGCGCGTCCAGTCGCAACTGACactgttaatttataaaaatttccCCGCCGGGCTCTGAATCTTATATACGAATGACGCGGGGAGGAAAGGGGCGAGAGGGGAAGCGGGCAGGCAGTGCGCGCGCGACACAGACACATGATTGAAAGAGATTcgcttattatataaatttattgTTGTGTTGTCcggtattaggtacttaaaaaataataataataataataatgggtaggtaggtaggtaggtaggtgggtaaatatgtaggtattagatatTTTGTCATAGttgccattattattattattattactattattattacaaacaaacaacatcAACGGAtcgaaggaaaaaaaaaaaaaaaaaaaaaaaaccgaaaccGCACGCATTCTCGGATGATCAGCCGAAGCCAACGCGGCAAATAAGAGTAGGCATATAGGTATAATTGTATttccggtaggtacctacctgattaatttttaagttgtaatgtattcaagtagtaggtaggaggtacctatttaattgttaaAGCGTAATTCCAGCTAGGTGATTAGCGAAGGAAGCGCcgagaataggtacctattatagatAGGGTAGACAGGACTGTGTttctaacattattattaattaacattttagtagtcaataaaagtaggtaggtaagtacctatgcaGGTTTGAAGTAGGAATCATTTTGTGGCCCTGAAAAGGGCCTTTTGTTTACATATATCTCGTTCACTTCTAACGAGGAAGAGAAGACGCGAAGGGCTAGCTTACTTCGAGCTGGTGTACTTGGTGACGGCCTTTGTGCCTTCACTGACCGCGTGCTTGGCCAGCTCTCCCGGCAGCAGTAGTCTCACAGAGGTCTGCACCTCCCTGGAGGTGATCGTCGATCTCTTGTTGTAGTGGGCGAGACGGGAGGCCTCGGCGGCGATGCGCTCAAATATGTCGTTCACGAACGAGTTCATGATCGACATAGCCTTACTGGAGATACCGGTGTCGGGGTGGACCTGCTTGAGCACCTTGTAGATGTAAATAGCGTAGCTCTCCTTCCTCTTgtgcttcttctttttcttgtcAGACTTGGAGATATTCTTCTGGGCCTTGCCGGATTTCTTGGCTGCCTTACCGCTAGTCTTGGGTGGCATATTGTACTAAGTACGTTCTGCGAGCACTATTACAAACAGACACTGAATAGGTAACGCGACCGCTGTACCGATGAGACGCTACAGAAGTGTGATCGGCTACCGGCGGGTCTATCGAGTTTTGTTAGTTTCTCAGCGCGGCAGAGTAGCGACTGCGGCGAGCGGCTTGGTCCGATTCGACCAATCGTCGAACGATTTTAATTGTTCCGCGTGAGGGGGatggagggggggggggggggggtgcgGCGTAATTTCGAGGACCCCTGCCCCCTCTCCGCTCGCtggtgataaaataataataattataccccaaattatttaaaaaaaataaaaaaaaaaaaatgtatgtatgtatgtatgtatgtatgtatgtacgtacgtatgTAACGCATCTGGGTTTCACCCTTTTCGACTTTCtaaatttactt of Maniola hyperantus chromosome 26, iAphHyp1.2, whole genome shotgun sequence contains these proteins:
- the LOC117994243 gene encoding histone H2A; its protein translation is MSGRGKGGKVKGKVKSRSNRAGLQFPVGRIHRLLRKGNYAERVGAGAPVYLAAVMEYLAAEVLELAGNAARDNKKTRIIPRHLQLAIRNDEELNKLLSGVTIAQGGVLPNIQAVLLPKKTEKKA
- the LOC117994234 gene encoding histone H1-like, yielding MSDSAVASEAPAPATPAKKPKASAGAGGAAAKKPKAKPTHPKTSEMVNSAIKELKERSGSSLQAIKKYIAAQYKVDAEKMAPFIRKYLKSAVESGALIQTKGKGASGSFKLESKSSASKKPAGGGKGAAASAASARAKKAASTAAAAGARGGKKAASAAAAAASSPSRAKTAAATARDKKAAAAKRKKPAAKKTSVAAASPAKAKGAASKAKKTAKPPTKKPKAPKPKKAAPKTKPAAKKAAAAKK
- the LOC138404222 gene encoding histone H4, whose amino-acid sequence is MTGRGKGGKGLGKGGAKRHRKVLRDNIQGITKPAIRRLARRGGVKRISGLIYEETRGVLKVFLENVIRDAVTYTEHAKRKTVTAMDVVYALKRQGRTLYGFGG
- the LOC117994238 gene encoding histone H3; translated protein: MARTKQTARKSTGGKAPRKQLATKAARKSAPATGGVKKPHRYRPGTVALREIRRYQKSTELLIRKLPFQRLVREIAQDFKTDLRFQSSAVMALQEASEAYLVGLFEDTNLCAIHAKRVTIMPKDIQLARRIRGERA
- the LOC117994246 gene encoding histone H2B, which encodes MPPKTSGKAAKKSGKAQKNISKSDKKKKKHKRKESYAIYIYKVLKQVHPDTGISSKAMSIMNSFVNDIFERIAAEASRLAHYNKRSTITSREVQTSVRLLLPGELAKHAVSEGTKAVTKYTSSK